A genomic window from Fibrobacterota bacterium includes:
- a CDS encoding IS66 family transposase: MKSTRSNAISVPESDLDSGLSNEALQAQVKQLTDDNRYLREQLELLKRHIFGHKSEKIPAALLGAESDLFGVPAPDPSLGQTKQVAAHERTVKPAGHGRVALPDDLPCETTVLDVPEAEKTCPCCGKQRVHIGDDVSEQLDIVPPRFTRLRIVRPKMACRECTECGVAQAKPPVSVIDKGIPTANLVSWIILSKYVDHLPLHRIADQFKRWGVEIAETTMIGWIAAIFELLGPIHKALEREIKTCGCMHVDETTLKVQKGEKDKRGVGKTSVDYLWAMLGRGPDRTSIGVSFLYDDGRSHAVAKAILSGVTGSVLTDGYDGYAQACKERDDLVHGLCWAHARRKYHEALLTGQGQAASVAIKWIADLYAHHRRIETFADRLGRRWNKADAQPDYARIDAVIVNRRQKWMKPVVDELEAWNARMVQSATPKGKFGEAIGYFRNQSVRLRQFLTNARLDLDNNIIERSIRPIAIGRKNWMFAGSEEGARRSALLMSLVGSCKLLGIDPAEYLGDVLLRAKACQPTAEGCADLTPSRWKAGRAK; the protein is encoded by the coding sequence GTGAAATCGACTCGATCCAACGCGATCTCGGTGCCGGAATCCGACTTGGATTCCGGCCTCTCCAACGAGGCGTTGCAGGCTCAGGTAAAGCAGCTGACCGACGACAATCGGTACCTGCGCGAGCAGTTGGAGTTGCTCAAGCGCCACATCTTCGGGCACAAGAGCGAAAAGATCCCCGCTGCATTGCTTGGCGCCGAATCCGACCTGTTTGGCGTGCCGGCACCGGATCCTTCTCTGGGCCAGACCAAGCAGGTCGCTGCGCACGAGCGCACCGTCAAGCCTGCAGGTCATGGTCGTGTGGCGCTGCCGGACGATCTCCCCTGCGAGACCACGGTGCTCGACGTTCCCGAGGCGGAGAAGACCTGTCCGTGCTGCGGCAAGCAACGCGTTCATATCGGAGATGATGTCAGCGAGCAGCTGGACATCGTGCCGCCGCGGTTTACCCGTCTTCGCATCGTGCGCCCCAAGATGGCCTGCCGGGAATGCACCGAATGCGGTGTGGCACAGGCCAAACCGCCGGTGAGCGTCATCGACAAGGGCATCCCTACCGCCAATCTGGTGAGCTGGATCATCCTGTCGAAATATGTCGACCATCTTCCGCTGCACCGCATCGCCGACCAGTTCAAGCGCTGGGGGGTGGAGATCGCCGAGACCACGATGATCGGTTGGATCGCGGCCATCTTCGAGCTTCTGGGGCCGATCCACAAAGCCTTGGAGCGCGAGATCAAGACGTGTGGATGCATGCACGTGGACGAGACCACATTGAAAGTCCAAAAGGGAGAGAAGGACAAAAGGGGGGTAGGCAAGACAAGCGTCGACTACCTATGGGCCATGCTGGGACGTGGCCCCGATAGAACGTCGATCGGCGTGTCCTTTCTCTATGACGATGGGCGATCGCACGCGGTAGCCAAGGCGATTCTTTCCGGGGTGACAGGAAGCGTCTTGACCGATGGTTATGATGGATACGCCCAGGCCTGCAAAGAACGTGACGATCTGGTCCATGGTTTGTGCTGGGCGCATGCGCGCCGCAAGTACCACGAGGCCTTGCTGACCGGGCAGGGGCAGGCCGCCTCGGTGGCGATCAAATGGATTGCCGATCTCTACGCGCATCATCGCCGCATCGAGACATTTGCCGATCGACTTGGCAGGCGCTGGAACAAGGCCGATGCCCAACCGGACTACGCAAGAATCGACGCAGTCATCGTGAACCGGCGCCAAAAATGGATGAAGCCTGTGGTCGATGAGCTGGAAGCGTGGAACGCCCGCATGGTCCAAAGCGCCACCCCCAAGGGGAAGTTTGGGGAAGCCATCGGTTACTTTCGCAACCAATCCGTCCGTCTCCGTCAATTCCTGACCAACGCGAGATTGGATCTGGACAACAACATCATCGAACGCTCGATCCGCCCCATCGCCATCGGTCGCAAGAATTGGATGTTTGCCGGATCCGAAGAAGGCGCCAGACGGTCCGCGCTGCTGATGAGCCTGGTGGGATCCTGTAAGCTCCTGGGGATCGATCCCGCCGAGTATTTGGGCGATGTGCTGTTGCGCGCGAAAGCCTGCCAGCCGACAGCCGAAGGATGCGCCGACCTGACGCCTAGCCGATGGAAAGCGGGACGGGCAAAGTAG